CGACTCCAGCGCGGCGAGCAGACGGGAGCCGACGCCGTGGCCCACCTCGTCTGGCACCACGTAGAGGGCCTCCAGCTCTCCGGCGCGGGAATCGAGCTGGCCAAAGCCCACCAGCCGTCGGCCTCGCTCCGCCACCAGCACCGTGCGAGGCCGGTCCGGCCGGAGGTAACCCTCTGGCCGCAGCAGGCTCACCCAGGTGTTCAGCTCATCGGGGGCATAGACACCCTGGCACAGCGTCTCCACCGCCTCGGTGTGGAC
This DNA window, taken from Pyxidicoccus trucidator, encodes the following:
- a CDS encoding GNAT family N-acetyltransferase; translated protein: VHTEAVETLCQGVYAPDELNTWVSLLRPEGYLRPDRPRTVLVAERGRRLVGFGQLDSRAGELEALYVVPDEVGHGVGSRLLAALESVAWGGGTPLLGLDASLNAEDFYRHRGYVSLHPAKRPLTQRV